Part of the Anaerolineae bacterium genome is shown below.
CCCCATAGTAGCCTGAGACGCCCCCCAGAACGATCCCGAGTATGAGGCTAAGGAAGACGCCTACCAGGCCGATGGAGAGCGATATGCGCGCCCCGTAGACGATGCGGGAGAACTGATCCCGCCCCATGCGGTCAGCGCCCAGGAGGAAGAAGGTACCCGGCTCCTCCACCCCGAAGAGATGCACGTTGCTGGTAAAGGTGCCCCAAAGCCGGTATGGCTCGCCACGAACCAGGAACCTCACCGGATGAACGGCCTCGGGATTGGGCTCGAACACCAGGGCCAGCGTCTTGGGGTCGCGTGAGCCTTTGAGACCGTACACGAAGGGGCTCACCAGCCGGCCATCGCGGAAGAACCGAATGGGCTGAGGAGGGGCAAACGAGTAGGTGACGTCGTAGGAATCGGGGCTGTACGGGGCCACGAACTCGCAGAAGATGGCGATGAGGGCGAACAGCCCTAACAGCACCGACGAGAACATGGCCATCCTGTGCTTGCGGAACCGCCACCACATCAGCTGCCACTGCGAGGCTACGAAGATGCGCTCGGTCTCCTCCGCCTGCGGCGCTTCCTCAGGCGGGGGCAAATCCCTCACAGAAGTGACGGGAACTGGCCCAGCTCTAGCTTCCAGGGGTTCCTGCACTGTTGTTTCCTTCTAGCCTGCCGTATATCGAATGCGCGGATCCAGAAACGCTAGCAGGATGTCGGAAATGAGCGTGCCGATGATGGTGAGCACGCTCAAGAGAAGAACGAATGTGGCGGCCAGGTACATGTCTTGGACCATGAGAGCGTTAAGGAATATGGGGCCGGCCGTAGGTAGGCCGAGGACCACGGAAACGATCATGGCTCCGCTGATGAGGCCCGGCAGCGCCCAGCCCGCCGTGCTCACAAAGGGGTTGAGGGCGATGCGGACGGGATACTTCATGAGGAGCTTGCTCTCCTTGAGCCCTTTGGCCCGCGCCGTCACCACGTAGGGCCGGCGCAGCTCGTCCAGCAGGTTGGCGCGCATGATACGGATCATGTAGGCGGTGCCACCGAGGCCGAGTATGACCAGGGGCACCCACATGTGTTTGATCAGGTCCCACACCTTGGCCATAGACCACGGCGCCGACTGGTACTCGTTGGAGAAGAGGCCGCCCACGTCCATGCCGAATGACGAGTAGGCAATCCACATCAGCACCAAGGCGATGAGGAAGTCGGGTATGCCCACGCCGATGAAAGAGAGACTGGTGAAGAGGTAATCGGCGGGGGAGTACTGGTGGGTGGCGGAATAGACGCCCACGGCAAACCCGATGATCCAGGTGAACACCAGGGTGCTGAAAGTGATGG
Proteins encoded:
- a CDS encoding ABC transporter permease, which encodes MARFIARRVLLLIPVLLAITLVSFLIIELPPGDYLTAYRAQLASRGDTVDADILAALEKQYGLDRPIYERYVKWLWRVLHGDFGQSFGWNRPVKVLIWERLGLTVAITFSTLVFTWIIGFAVGVYSATHQYSPADYLFTSLSFIGVGIPDFLIALVLMWIAYSSFGMDVGGLFSNEYQSAPWSMAKVWDLIKHMWVPLVILGLGGTAYMIRIMRANLLDELRRPYVVTARAKGLKESKLLMKYPVRIALNPFVSTAGWALPGLISGAMIVSVVLGLPTAGPIFLNALMVQDMYLAATFVLLLSVLTIIGTLISDILLAFLDPRIRYTAG